AGCTTTTGAAAGATCACGTCTGCACAAGACATTGGACACCACCTGGAGAAGCAGACAGAGAAATTATACCTTCTTAGCACCAACCTGCACCTCTGTCACCAACTTTCACCAGATCATATAAACTCTCAGCTGTTGAATTTGTAGGTTGGCCCAAGCAACAGTACAATTTACCTCTCTGGTAACAAAACACTCAAGTGGAAACGTGGTGATTATGCTGAAGCCAAAGCAGAAGCGGCCAAATGTTGCCAGGTTATCGTCTCTGCAGTAGTTCTCAAATATATCtcctgaaaagtaaaaaaaaaataaaaataaggcgTATTTATTTATAACCCAGAAATCTGTTTGAGGAATAGCACTCAGCACATTTTGCTTTGTACCTTGTGTGTAGCCAGTGAACGTTGTGTAGCCTGCAACGGCAAACGCAGCACTGATGACCAGAGACGAGCCCACGGAGATGTGGGTGACCCGAGACCAGTTTGATAACGTGGGATGCTCCAGTGAGTTATAGATCAGAAAGCTGTTGTGGTGGCAGATAAAAGCTAAAAAGACAGACGAGCAAAGTATTAAAGTATAAAATACTACGAATAGTTTTTTGTTGTTTGGAttagcaaaaaataaacatttctatTAGATTTTGCACCGCTGAATGCAAAAAACTCACCAAAAGACATGACTCCAACTGCCTGAATGGCATTCCATTTTGCAAATGACCATGCATTCTCTGTAGGCTCACTAAACAAAAAGTCAGTTCAGTTTCTGTTTTGCATCAAATCGCAAAGTATTCATTCTTACATTTGGGGTCCGAGTGTGGCTGATCTGATGACAGCAATGACGAGGATGCTGAGAGTCAGGACCATGGACAGGAAGGACACCTGGTGATGCATGAATGTATTTACACAGGTAGGATCACTGTAACACACTGACAGATCAGAGATCAGATGTCTTACCTTGCCAAGTTTCTCTATGTTTCGATAAAGTGACAGTGGCAGAGTGAACAGTAAGGTCGACAAGAGGATCACAAAGTGACGTTCTGCTAGGATGTGATCTGGTCCAACTGCAAAGACAGCCCGACACATCATTCATTAATAATCTCTTTAAATTGAGGATATAGATTTTTACAActattttaaaggtgcattatgtaagaatgaagtaagggtGACatactgtggtcaaatttggttactgcagctcaTTTTCAAACTAAAACTGACTTCCTCACTACGGTTCCATGCGTTTCATGGCTATTTCCAGCTACAGATCAACATCAGAAGATCGTAGATGAcgagtgaagacgagtcatacacagttggttgacaagtagataaatacatttcactgtaatattaagTTGTGGGCAAATGGAAAAAGTAGCTTTAGATATTTTTTGAGCCAACTActttttctaattcactgttagaatTGTTAGCTTAACGTTAGCCGTTAGCCTGCTTCAcctaatattagagtaaaacaaaaagctgTTATGTGTCACATTGAGGGGAAgattaggacccaaaaatgcagattacccaggatgactcgaggtaggagttggtaaaagtaaaaatcctttatttggcaggatgaaaacaaaataaatccataaggcagcgagccaaaatccaaaagtcctggagctcaggacaccaaaagctcacttagagcaccaatGTCTGGGAacaaaagtcctggagcacaggacaccaaaagctcacttagagcaccaaaGTCTGGGAAAAAAGGTCCTGGGAcacaggacaccgaaagctcactAACAGCACCAAAAACCTGATGAcacaagctcacatagagcacgaaTAACGCTGACAAgaacacaatggaccgacaaccacacagagacacgacagggcttatatagactgggaagatgagagggagatgaattgcaggtgtgtggggagaggggccaggtgaacacaattactaactcagggaggaggaagaaaacactggtgggaaaaaacacattaaataatgaaaggctgtaacaaaggaaaatgacctaagagaaaaacaaaagaccagaaggcatgaaccataactaatattctaaggggaagctgccactaaaggaaaacactacagaaataaACTACAGGGGTGTGGCTAGGaaggggccaagagagcacagggcctaggagagggaagtctgaggagggaaacctagagggcaaatggggaacaccaggagacacatgaggaagatgtaGACACGACACATgcgggcgctagaagacacaaaaggagcacctagagacgaatgaggacaaaaggagacacatgaggtgagacgcagacacagaccatggttGTTAGggtttcttaggggtacaagaaataacttctgggtcgctccggtTTACTGGCTTAGGATCTTTACTAACATGCAGCTTTTGCTGGCCGGCGCCAGTTTAGCagcattatgggctcgacacacgggaggcgacattgcctctcctccattcattttcaatgagacatgcgcgacaaagcgataatcgcgggtctccctcctaccaagcgaaacacgaaaaacgtgcgtgtgaaatttcgcGCTCATGCACGTgtagtgcacaggcgacccagcgacgcgatcccagaaagttaaaatattttcaacttttcatcgctgtcgctcggacgaggaccaatcaacggaggtttcattcactcgccaatgagcggacaggatgctccgtacatctccgagcaaacatggaggagaagttgattattattatgttttatagtaaaatcagcagtaagatttcacataactctagcagcaccttgtgaaacatcatatctaccgctttttaaactctgaaccgcttaaataaccttaattccctccaacctgacacagccaaacaaaacaatggaagtttcaatttcgccatggaacagaacgcgtagacggctttgccgctgccgcagatcgcctcacgtgtgtcaggtaataaaagcgactgcgacaaattttgctgatcgcagttgtttgtcgcctcccgtgtgtcgagcccattagctgTCGCAGGCTCAGCAAGCCCActggctcacagattgtaaacaaagactacgtccctctttagctttttttgataggagaaaaaaaaactgacaacCTCCCAGTCGACTGAGAAAGAATTCTGTTTcattgtaaccttccttccaacatgatttagacattagactgttttgtgattatttcactgagaattcttacatattgtacctttaaggtTTAAAATGAATTACCTCCTGGTATCCTTAAAAACACTTTTGTCAGCGTGTCGCCAGCTGTGATGTTATAGCTGACCATGGCTGAAGGGCAAGAATGAGGATAtcaatgcttttattttttttaataatttcattttcttttgTACAAATTTGAAACATGAGAAATTTTTACTTAAATCACAGAAAATTAGACAGGGACCTTAACAACTCACCAATGAAAGGATAAAGAAACTGCAGAGCAGATAAGATCATAAATCCAGGGAACCCAAATGTGTTTTGCACCAGAGACTGATAACTACTTGTCCCTGAAAGGTTCCCTCCTCTGATTAGCAGAACAATTGAGTAGTCTAGGAAACAAAAATATtagaaatattaaaataataaaatctaTTTCATAAAAGATTTTTTTATTCCAAGAACTAAAACATATTTTCAATACCTGTGACGAATCCAACAGCAATCAAAAGAATAATTCCCAATGGGAGACCTGCCTGGTTCATTGCATATGGTAAACctgtttagaatagaatagaatagaatagaatagaatagaatagaatgttaTTGTCCTTCAGTGGGGACACTTTGGTGACACTGCAGCAACTACATTCACAACAGGAGCAGAATAGGAGAGTGAAAATTaaagagtaaaataaagaaaacgTGACACAAAAATACCTAAAATTTGATTATACTTAAATTTTCAAATTTGTATGATTTAGAAATTAGAAATACTGtgtggatttaaaaaaaaacaggaaaatacAGAAATATCATTAGTTTTGCATTACACAAAAAAGGGATGTAAACTAAAACAGAGTcttgaatgaaaacaaaatgCTTTTGTCAGACAAATATTTAGTGTATTCATTACATACTTGTTTTATATCCACAACAAACGGGTTAATAAATGTGGGCAGCTGGTGCTGGTCATAAGACACAGCTGCAGGACTTGAATAAATGCATCTCCTTGTTGCAGTAAACTTATTTCACCTCAGAAGTTAGTGAATCTCAGCGTCTCAACGCCAATGTTTACCAATAATTCCAGATCCTATTATGGAGTTGATGAAATTAAAGCATGCAGATATGGTTGAACCTTTCGAGACTCTTTCAGCTTTTAGTGGATTTATTAACATGCCTCCTTCTTCCCAGATCTGC
This sequence is a window from Nothobranchius furzeri strain GRZ-AD chromosome 14, NfurGRZ-RIMD1, whole genome shotgun sequence. Protein-coding genes within it:
- the slc38a11 gene encoding putative sodium-coupled neutral amino acid transporter 11 isoform X2 translates to MNQAGLPLGIILLIAVGFVTDYSIVLLIRGGNLSGTSSYQSLVQNTFGFPGFMILSALQFLYPFIAMVSYNITAGDTLTKVFLRIPGVGPDHILAERHFVILLSTLLFTLPLSLYRNIEKLGKVSFLSMVLTLSILVIAVIRSATLGPQIEPTENAWSFAKWNAIQAVGVMSFAFICHHNSFLIYNSLEHPTLSNWSRVTHISVGSSLVISAAFAVAGYTTFTGYTQGDIFENYCRDDNLATFGRFCFGFSIITTFPLECFVTREVVSNVLCRRDLSKAEHAAITVLIVTMCTAISLAYDCLGRVLELNGALSATPLIFILPSACFLKLSPGHFYQGENLIPTLLIIAGLFVMITGLTSTLINPDDCSHGVEMFYCADANITSTMTPG
- the slc38a11 gene encoding putative sodium-coupled neutral amino acid transporter 11 isoform X1, whose protein sequence is MNQAGLPLGIILLIAVGFVTDYSIVLLIRGGNLSGTSSYQSLVQNTFGFPGFMILSALQFLYPFIAMVSYNITAGDTLTKVFLRIPGVGPDHILAERHFVILLSTLLFTLPLSLYRNIEKLGKVSFLSMVLTLSILVIAVIRSATLGPQIEPTENAWSFAKWNAIQAVGVMSFAFICHHNSFLIYNSLEHPTLSNWSRVTHISVGSSLVISAAFAVAGYTTFTGYTQGTKQNVLSAIPQTDFWVINKYALFLFFFYFSGDIFENYCRDDNLATFGRFCFGFSIITTFPLECFVTREVVSNVLCRRDLSKAEHAAITVLIVTMCTAISLAYDCLGRVLELNGALSATPLIFILPSACFLKLSPGHFYQGENLIPTLLIIAGLFVMITGLTSTLINPDDCSHGVEMFYCADANITSTMTPG